From Primulina tabacum isolate GXHZ01 chromosome 2, ASM2559414v2, whole genome shotgun sequence, one genomic window encodes:
- the LOC142537333 gene encoding annexin D8-like isoform X2 — protein MKSATSWFWHFLLYVPLHIHPPQSQPTESLQNSISHFTFPCLTSQCFTFFFHLPILFLISPTPELTANVLEMGTLATTVPTTSDIGLDNICQQIHGSLDKPNVLVQILTSLSQLECRKIREEYKRIYEEDLVQVCQNTEPEVSFLSSLMLNPSERDANFARRALERNPSVDYKALIEIFTCRKSSHVMLILEAYRLKYRSHLVLDIAAIEPSHPYQKMLMALSASHKAHNAEISQHIAKCDARRLYQTGEGKAGAIDEAVVLEILSKRSIPQIKLTLFTYNHIYGHSYTAFLKSKDLGDFEDVVRVVATCIYNPSKYFAKNLHECLKGTTTNDKGALVRIMVSRAERQITGDFLLHWLSKASTC, from the exons ATGAAATCAGCAACAAGTTGGTTTTGGCATTTTCTTCTttatgttccattacacattcATCCTCCCCAATCACAACCCACTGAATCCCTTCAAAATAGCATTTCACACTTCACTTTCCCTTGTCTTACAAGTCAGTGCTTTACTTTCTTCTTCCATCTCCCAATCTTGTTCTTGATCAGCCCCACCCCCGAACTCACTGCTAATGTTCTTGAAATGGGCACCTTAGCAACAACAGTTCCAACAACAAGTGACATCGGTCTCGACAACATTTGTCAACAAATTCACGGTTCTTTGGACAAGCCCAATGTTCTTGTTCAAATTCTCACGAGTCTAAGCCAGCTGGAGTGCAGGAAGATTAGAGaggaatacaagagaatttacgAAGAAGATCTTGTCCAAGTTTGCCAAAATACTGAGCCGGAGGTCTCGTTTCTGTCGAGTTTGATGCTCAACCCATCCGAGCGTGATGCAAATTTCGCTAGACGGGCACTTGAAAGAAATCCATCCGTCGATTACAAGGCCTTGATCGAAATTTTCACGTGCCGGAAATCGAGTCATGTTATGCTCATATTGGAAGCTTATCGCTTGAAGTATAGGAGCCACTTGGTCTTGGACATTGCTGCTATTGAACCATCCCATCCATACCAAAAG ATGTTAATGGCATTATCTGCATCACACAAGGCACACAATGCTGAAATCAGCCAACACATAGCAAAATGTGATGCAAGAAGATTGTACCAAACAGGGGAAGGGAAGGCAGGAGCAATTGATGAAGCTGTTGTGCTGGAGATACTGAGTAAAAGAAGCATTCCACAGATCAAGCTAACACTTTTCACCTATAACCATATTTATGGCCACAGCTACACAGCT TTCCTTAAAAGTAAGGACCTTGGAGATTTTGAAGATGTAGTGAGAGTTGTTGCCACATGCATTTACAATCCATCCAAGTATTTTGCTAAG AATTTGCACGAATGCCTGAAGGGGACGACGACAAATGATAAAGGCGCGTTGGTGCGAATTATGGTTAGCAGGGCAGAG AGGCAAATTACAGGGGATTTCTTGCTGCATTGGCTTAGTAAGGCCTCCACCTGTTAA
- the LOC142527632 gene encoding 5-methyltetrahydropteroyltriglutamate--homocysteine methyltransferase — MASHIVGYPRMGPKRELKFALESFWDGKSSAEDLEKVSADLRASIWKQMSDAGIKYIPSNTFSYYDQVLDTTAMLGAVPSRYNWSGTEIGFSTYFSMARGNASVPAMEMTKWFDTNYHFIVPELGPDLKFSYASHKAVNEYKEAKALGVDTVPVLVGPVTYLLLSKPAKGVEKTFPLLSLLHKILPIYKEVIAELKAAGASWIQFDEPTLVLDLDSHQLEAFTKAYAELESSLSGLNVLIETYFADVPVAAFKTLTSLAGVAGFGFDLVRGSKTLDLIKSEFPSGKILFAGVVDGRNIWGNDLDASLITLQSLEGIVGKDKLVVSTSSSLLHTAVDLVNEPKLDQEIKSWLAFAAQKIVEVDALAKALAGKKDEAFFSANSAAQASRKSSPRVNNEAVQKAAAALKGSDHRRATNVSARLDAQQKKLNLPILPTTTIGSFPQTIELRRVRREYKAKKISEEEYISSIKEEINKVVKLQEELDIDVLVHGEPERNDMVEYFGEQLSGFAFTANGWVQSYGSRCVKPPIIYGDVSRPKPMTVFWSTAAQSMTKRPMKGMLTGPVTILNWSFVRNDQPRFETCYQIALAIKHEVEDLEKAGITVIQIDEAALREGLPLRKAEHAFYLDWAVHSFRITNTGVQDTTQIHTHMCYSNFNDIIHSIIDMDADVITIENSRSDEKLLSVFREGVKYGAGIGPGVYDIHSPRIPSTEEIADRINKMLAVLETNILWVNPDCGLKTRKYGEVKPALENMVSAAKLLRTRLASAK, encoded by the exons ATGGCATCTCACATCGTTGGATACCCACGTATGGGCCCTAAGAGAGAGCTGAAGTTTGCTCTGGAATCTTTCTGGGATGGCAAAAGCAGCGCGGAGGATTTGGAAAAGGTGTCTGCTGACCTCAGGGCATCCATCTGGAAGCAGATGTCTGATGCCGGGATCAAGTACATTCCTAGCAACACATTCTCTTACTATGATCAGGTACTTGATACAACTGCGATGCTTGGTGCTGTCCCCTCGAGATACAATTGGAGTGGCACTGAGATTGGTTTCTCAACCTACTTTTCCATGGCAAGAGGAAATGCCTCAGTTCCTGCTATGGAAATGACCAAGTGGTTTGACACAAACTA CCACTTTATTGTACCAGAATTGGGGCCAGATTTGAAATTTTCATATGCTTCCCACAAAGCTGTGAACGAGTACAAAGAGGCTAAAGCG CTTGGTGTTGATACCGTTCCTGTACTTGTCGGCCCAGTTACATACTTGTTGCTTTCTAAACCAGCCAAGGGTGTTGAGAAGACTTTCCCTCTTCTCTCTCTGCTTCACAAAATTCTTCCTATCTACAA GGAAGTTATTGCTGAATTGAAGGCAGCAGGTGCTTCATGGATCCAGTTTGATGAGCCCACCCTTGTATTGGATCTTGACTCTCACCAACTGGAAGCGTTCACCAAGGCATATGCTGAATTAGAATCAAGCTTATCTGGGCTTAATGTTCTTATCGAGACTTACTTTGCTGATGTCCCTGTGGCGGCATTCAAAACCCTCACCTCTCTTGCCGGAGTCGCTGGGTTTGGTTTTGATTTGGTCCGTGGTAGCAAGACCCTTGATTTAATCAAGAGCGAATTCCCTTCTGGAAAAATCCTTTTTGCTGGAGTGGTTGATGGCAGGAACATCTGGGGTAATGATCTGGATGCATCTCTCATAACCCTGCAGTCTCTTGAAGGAATTGTGGGAAAAG ATAAGCTTGTTGTGTCCACCTCCTCCTCCCTTCTCCACACTGCTGTGGATCTTGTGAATGAGCCTAAGCTGGACCAAGAAATTAAATCCTGGCTCGCATTTGCTGCGCAAAAAATTGTTGAAGTTGATGCTTTGGCAAAGGCACTGGCTGGAAAGAAGGACGAG GCATTCTTCTCTGCTAATTCTGCTGCTCAGGCTTCCAGGAAATCCTCTCCGAGGGTGAATAATGAAGCTGTCCAAAAGGCT GCTGCTGCTTTGAAGGGCTCTGACCATCGTCGTGCTACCAATGTTAGTGCTAGACTTGATGCCCAACAAAAAAAGCTTAACCTTCCAATCCTACCAACCACCACCATTGGTTCCTTCCCTCAGACCATTGAACTCAGAAGAGTCCGCCGTGAATACAAAGCCAAAAA GATCTCTGAGGAGGAATATATCTCATCTATCAAAGAGGAGATCAACAAAGTTGTCAAGCTTCAGGAGGAGCTCGACATTGATGTTCTTGTTCATGGAGAGCCAGAG AGGAACGACATGGTTGAGTACTTCGGCGAGCAATTGTCTGGCTTTGCCTTCACTGCCAATGGGTGGGTGCAATCTTATGGATCTCGCTGTGTGAAGCCACCAATCATTTATGGTGATGTGAGTCGCCCCAAGCCAATGACCGTCTTCTGGTCCACTGCTGCTCAGAGCATGACCAAGCGCCCAATGAAGGGAATGCTTACAGGCCCAGTTACCATTCTCAACTGGTCCTTCGTACGAAACGACCAACCCAG ATTCGAAACCTGCTATCAGATCGCCTTGGCCATTAAGCACGAAGTCGAGGATCTTGAGAAGGCAGGAATCACAGTGATCCAAATCGACGAAGCTGCACTGAGAGAAGGATTGCCTCTGAGGAAGGCTGAACATGCTTTCTATCTAGACTGGGCCGTCCACTCATTCCGAATCACCAACACCGGTGTCCAGGACACGACCCAG ATCCACACCCACATGTGCTACTCCAACTTCAATGACATCATCCACTCCATCATCGACATGGATGCTGATGTGATCACAATTGAGAACTCCCGGTCTGATGAGAAGCTGCTATCCGTTTTCCGTGAAGGTGTGAAATACGGTGCTGGAATTGGTCCTGGTGTATACGATATCCACTCCCCGAGAATACCCTCTACCGAAGAAATTGCGGACCGAATCAACAAGATGCTTGCTGTTCTTGAAACCAACATCTTGTGGGTAAATCCCGATTGTGGTCTGAAAACGCGCAAGTATGGTGAAGTGAAGCCTGCACTCGAAAACATGGTTTCTGCTGCAAAACTCCTTCGCACTCGCCTTGCAAGTGCTAAATGA
- the LOC142537333 gene encoding uncharacterized protein LOC142537333 isoform X1, whose product MKSATSWFWHFLLYVPLHIHPPQSQPTESLQNSISHFTFPCLTSQCFTFFFHLPILFLISPTPELTANVLEMGTLATTVPTTSDIGLDNICQQIHGSLDKPNVLVQILTSLSQLECRKIREEYKRIYEEDLVQVCQNTEPEVSFLSSLMLNPSERDANFARRALERNPSVDYKALIEIFTCRKSSHVMLILEAYRLKYRSHLVLDIAAIEPSHPYQKMLMALSASHKAHNAEISQHIAKCDARRLYQTGEGKAGAIDEAVVLEILSKRSIPQIKLTLFTYNHIYGHSYTAFLKSKDLGDFEDVVRVVATCIYNPSKYFAKNLHECLKGTTTNDKGALVRIMVSRAEVDMNEIRRIFKKKYGEELKNVICECVAEANYRGFLAALA is encoded by the exons ATGAAATCAGCAACAAGTTGGTTTTGGCATTTTCTTCTttatgttccattacacattcATCCTCCCCAATCACAACCCACTGAATCCCTTCAAAATAGCATTTCACACTTCACTTTCCCTTGTCTTACAAGTCAGTGCTTTACTTTCTTCTTCCATCTCCCAATCTTGTTCTTGATCAGCCCCACCCCCGAACTCACTGCTAATGTTCTTGAAATGGGCACCTTAGCAACAACAGTTCCAACAACAAGTGACATCGGTCTCGACAACATTTGTCAACAAATTCACGGTTCTTTGGACAAGCCCAATGTTCTTGTTCAAATTCTCACGAGTCTAAGCCAGCTGGAGTGCAGGAAGATTAGAGaggaatacaagagaatttacgAAGAAGATCTTGTCCAAGTTTGCCAAAATACTGAGCCGGAGGTCTCGTTTCTGTCGAGTTTGATGCTCAACCCATCCGAGCGTGATGCAAATTTCGCTAGACGGGCACTTGAAAGAAATCCATCCGTCGATTACAAGGCCTTGATCGAAATTTTCACGTGCCGGAAATCGAGTCATGTTATGCTCATATTGGAAGCTTATCGCTTGAAGTATAGGAGCCACTTGGTCTTGGACATTGCTGCTATTGAACCATCCCATCCATACCAAAAG ATGTTAATGGCATTATCTGCATCACACAAGGCACACAATGCTGAAATCAGCCAACACATAGCAAAATGTGATGCAAGAAGATTGTACCAAACAGGGGAAGGGAAGGCAGGAGCAATTGATGAAGCTGTTGTGCTGGAGATACTGAGTAAAAGAAGCATTCCACAGATCAAGCTAACACTTTTCACCTATAACCATATTTATGGCCACAGCTACACAGCT TTCCTTAAAAGTAAGGACCTTGGAGATTTTGAAGATGTAGTGAGAGTTGTTGCCACATGCATTTACAATCCATCCAAGTATTTTGCTAAG AATTTGCACGAATGCCTGAAGGGGACGACGACAAATGATAAAGGCGCGTTGGTGCGAATTATGGTTAGCAGGGCAGAGGTAGACATGAATGAAATTagaagaattttcaagaaaaagtATGGTGAAGaattgaaaaatgttatttGTGAATGTGTTGCAGAGGCAAATTACAGGGGATTTCTTGCTGCATTGGCTTAG